A genomic stretch from Helianthus annuus cultivar XRQ/B chromosome 1, HanXRQr2.0-SUNRISE, whole genome shotgun sequence includes:
- the LOC118486758 gene encoding uncharacterized protein LOC118486758, with protein MDVQSKFGDATASVLHDRGKPPDPLVSFANKPTNVEGADSMNEPVGEELPTPGTAPIRGIGLRVTNIEGNPLIPRRGMFSTSNVSVLDGLMSISKPVENFSNGEPSTMANKVTGAVVKPMSYAESVNAINGKKVNFRSLASSVNQEGCDVVLPRESVRMVQDKLANTLYGYFLGDRVAFPVVDYFVRMNWKKYGLQKTMMNANGFFFFKFRDEAGISNVLQDGPWIIRSQPLFLNHWTPTTKLEKKEVTKVQVWVKIHEVPIAAYTEDGLSLIATTIGEPKMLDSFTTSMCMDSWGRSSYARALIEVSADRELREEITMAIPELDGEGFTKETMYVEYEWNPHRCASCCVFGHTSETCPKLPVRKTNNLHQVQNRNGPRNPKGKKSPVVDQEGYTGVYGKKAAKKTGIPLNTQKPKFEYRPVGQKSKGDSTKPKSQNGMDGTSNNNSFRSANPFDVLNEVEDEPGPSKRQPDLNDGDSDDDDVEEIYDEMDGFIMDGTRNIKNHKGASTPSPKVTNESHVDVGKLGNVCKAVFRSWDWTSNGGCCNKGTRIIIGWNPAIFDVMIVAQSPQVMHLQLVFKLDKRVLFCSIVYADNYYVTRRELWHLLSMHKVFVADRPWCIMGDFNSALNIEDNSMGSSSISIGMRDFQECVDDIEVVDINRSGIHFTWSQKPKNGVGLLKKIDRVMGNTPFLTEYPNSVAMFKPYRLSDHCPCILSIPEALKLKPRPFKFANFLVFKPEFLEIVNKHWIINVDGVHQFRVVKKLKSLKHPLRSLLFKQGNLHKKVETIRLKLDDIQQKIDLEPHNADLRNEEAAASRDLQVAMLDEERFLKQKAKVDWLSAGDMNTAFFHSSLKIRNHCSRIDIIKDTQGNLYEGDNVFKAFVQHYEKFFGNKDDISLQPTPDLFPKVLPHNIATSMVRPVTEEEVKKAMFSIGNDKAPGPDGFTAAFFKNAWPLIGNDIVNAIKDFFDTGNLLRELNHTLIVLIPKVPTPMVVTDFRPIACCNVLYKCISKIIADRIKGGLNEIVSINQSAFVPGRKISDNILLTQELMHNYHRNVGPPRCAFKVDIQKAYDTVDWRFLKSVLRGFGFNDNMVRWIMMCVSSTSFSVCVNGMVHGFFRGKRGLRQGDPISPYLFTLVMEVLTGILQHSVRIDSSFKYHNRCEKQQIINLCFADDLFLFARGEVNSANCIMTSLSKFSKMSGLVPNNQKSTVFFCNVKDHVKQEILDIMPFVEGTLPVKYLGVPLISSTLRYSDCRVLVEKLEKRIMHWKNKLLSFAGRLQLIISVLSSMHIYWSSVFLLPVRVVKELEARMRNFLWSQDVSFNRGKAKVSWKVVCTPKYEGGLGIRRIGDMNKALMASHIWSIVMKRDSLWVKWVHSYRLKGKNFWVCKATSNSTWSRRKIIQLRHVIRKYVWSDVGNGRDTSAWFDFWSDLGPLGDFLSPRTITDADFRLDDTVFNIFSNDTWNWPVAWRDLFPVLIQLDHFRLDPSKSDRLLWKDGNECQDFSSSAVWHSVRHRESEVDWSGIVWFAQCIPRHAFMMWLIMKRKLLTQDKILQWDFSRRKNMNMMCCLLCYENFDSHQHLFFECKFSDEVWNMIRGKVGMEAVCSRWADITEWLCARIRSKKVEIYVAKLLVAAAAYTIWQERNARLFRNQLRPPEMVKDAILKTVRYKLMGAKLKINARVRKLLGDWDVATETKDDGG; from the exons ATGGATGTTCAGTCTAAGTTTGGTGACGCTACTGCTAGTGTTCTGCATGATCGTGGTAAGCCGCCTGACCCGCTTGTTTCTTTTGCTAATAAACCGACCAACGTAGAGGGAGCTGATAGTATGAATGAACCTGTTGGTGAGGAGTTGCCGACACCTGGAACAGCACCTATTCGTGGGATCGGGTTAAGAGTTACTAACATTGAAGGCAATCCCTTAATTCCGAGAAGAGGTATGTTCTCTACATCTAATGTATCGGTCTTGGACGGGCTGATGAGTATTTCCAAACCGGTTGAAAATTTCTCCAATGGTGAACCGTCCACGATGGCTAATAAGGTTACTGGGGCTGTTGTCAAGCCCATGTCATATGCTGAGTCGGTAAATGCAATTAATGGCAAAAAAGTGAATTTTCGGTCGCTTGCTAGTTCTGTTAATCAGGAGGGTTGTGATGTTGTGTTACCGAGAGAATCAGTACGTATGGTCCAGGATAAGTTGGCTAACACCCTTTATGGGTACTTTTTGGGGGATCGAGTTGCCTTCCCAGTGGTTGACTACTTTGTTCGGATGAATTGGAAGAAATATGGGTTACAAAAGACTATGATGAACGCTAatggttttttctttttcaagtttagaGATGAGGCTGGAATATCGAATGTTCTTCAGGATGGGCCATGGATTATACGTTCTCAGCCTTTGTTTCTTAATCATTGGACCCCAACTACTAAACTCGAAAAGAAAGAGGTAACGAAAGTGCAAGTGTGGGTTAAAATTCACGAAGTTCCTATTGCGGCATACACGGAGGATGGCCTCAGCTTGATTGCAACAACTATTGGCGAACCAAAGATGTTAGACTCGTTTACCACGTCAATGTGTATGGACTCTTGGGGACGTAGTAGCTACGCTAGAGCGTTGATTGAAGTTTCAGCCGATAGAGAATTGCGAGAGGAAATTACAATGGCGATACCTGAACTTGATGGAGAGGGTTTTACAAAAGAAACGATGTATGTGGAGTATGAATGGAACCCGCATCGTTGTGCTTCATGTTGTGTCTTTGGCCACACGTCCGAGACTTGTCCAAAACTTCCTGTGAGAAAGACTAATAACTTGCATCAGGTGCAAAATCGGAATGGTCCAAGGAACCCGAAAGGTAAAAAGTCTCCTGTTGTGGATCAGGAGGGATATACAGGTGTGTATGGGAAGAAAGCGGCCAAGAAAACTGGGATACCCCTGAATACACAGAAGCCTAAATTTGAATATCGTCCGGTGGGACAAAAGTCAAAAGGAGATTCTACTAAACCTAAGTCTCAGAACGGTATGGATGGTACTTCAAATAATAATTCTTTTCGGTCAGCcaatccgtttgatgttcttAATGAGGTGGAGGACGAACCGGGGCCTAGTAAAAGGCAACCGGACTTGAATGATGGGGACTCGGATGATGACGATGTGGAGGAAATTTATGATGAAATGGATGGGTTTATAATGGATGGTACCCGGAATATAAAGAATCacaaaggggcaagcactccttctccGAAAGTTACCAATG AGTCTCATGTGGATGTCGGTAAGTTGGGCAATGTGTGTAAAGCTGTGTTTCGTTCTTGGGATTGGACTTCAAATGGCGGGTGCTGTAACAAAGGTACAAGGATAATCATTGGGTGGAACCCAGCTATTTTTGATGTTATGATCGTTGCTCAATCCCCTCAGGTTATGCATTTACAGCTTGTGTTTAAATTGGATAAGAGAGTGCTTTTTTGTTCCATTGTTTATGCCGATAATTATTATGTTACGCGGAGGGAGTTATGGCATCTTCTGTCTATGCATAAGGTTTTTGTCGCGGATCGGCCATGGTGTATTATGGGTGATTTTAACTCGGCTCTTAACATAGAAGATAATTCGATGGGTTCTTCATCAATTTCGATTGGTATGAGGGATTTTCAGGAATGTGTTGATGACATTGAAGTTGTGGATATTAATCGTTCAGGTATTCATTTTACGTGGAGCCAAAAACCTAAAAACGGTGTGGGATTACTAAAGAAAATCGATCGGGTAATGGGAAACACTCCGTTTCTTACTGAATACCCGAACTCGGTTGCCATGTTCAAGCCATATAGACTTTCGGACCACTGCCCGTGTATCTTGTCTATTCCGGAAGCGTTGAAACTCAAACCAAGGCCGTTTAAGTTTGCTAATTTTCTGGTTTTTAAACCAGAATTTTTGGAGATTGTTAATAAACATTGGATAATTAATGTTGATGGGGTTCACCAATTTCGAGTTGTCAAGAAGTTAAAGTCGCTTAAACACCCGCTTCGGTCGTTGCTGTTTAAACAGGGTAATCTCCACAAGAAAGTTGAAACTATCCGTTTGAAATTAGATGATATTCAGCAAAAGATTGACTTAGAGCCGCATAATGCTGATTTGCGGAATGAGGAAGCTGCGGCTAGCCGTGATCTTCAAGTTGCTATGTTGGATGAAGAGCGTTTTCTGAAACAAAAAGCTAAGGTAGATTGGCTGAGTGCGGGCGACATGAATACGGCATTTTTCCATTCCTCTTTGAAAATTCGTAATCATTGTAGTAGGATCGATATCATTAAAGATACTCAAGGGAATCTCTATGAAGGTGATAATGTGTTTAAAGCATTTGTCCAACATTATGAGAAATTTTTTGGCAACAAAGATGATATCTCCTTACAACCTACTCCAGATTTATTTCCGAAAGTTTTACCCCACAATATAGCTACGAGTATGGTGCGGCCGGTTACGGAGGAGGAAGTTAAAAAGGCGATGTTCTCCATTGGCAATGATAAAGCTCCGGGTCCGGATGGTTTTACGGCTGCGTTTTTCAAGAATGCTTGGCCGCTAATTGGTAATGATATTGTTAATGCCATTAAAGATTTTTTTGATACTGGTAATTTGCTTCGGGAGCTGAATCATACGCTTATAGTTCTTATTCCTAAAGTGCCAACGCCTATGGTTGTTACTGATTTTCGCCCGATTGCTTGTTGTAACGTTCTATACAAGTGTATCAGCAAGATAATTGCTGATAGGATAAAGGGAGGTTTGAATGAGATTGTTAGCATTAATCAATCGGCATTTGTCCCGGGCAGGAAAATTTCGGACAACATCTTATTAACGCAAGAGTTAATGCACAACTATCATCGAAATGTGGGGCCTCCAAGATGTGCGTTTAAGGTTGATATTCAGAAAGCGTACGACACGGTGGACTGGAGGTTTCTGAAAAGTGTGCTTCGTGGGTTTGGGTTTAACGATAATATGGTGAGGTGGATCATGATGTGTGTTTCCTCTACCTCATTTTCGGTTTGTGTTAACGGCATGGTTCATGGGTTTTTCAGAGGTAAACGGGGGTTAAGGCAAGGGGATCCTATCTCTCCTTATCTTTTCACTCTTGTCATGGAGGTGTTGACGGGTATTCTTCAGCACTCTGTTCGGATAGATTCCTCCTTCAAATATCATAACAGATGTGAAAAACAGCAGATTATAAATCTTTGCTTTGCGGATGATCTGTTCCTTTTTGCTAGAGGGGAAGTGAACTCGGCCAATTGTATTATGACCTCTCTTTCAAAATTTTCTAAGATGTCGGGCCTAGTGCCTAACAACCAGAAAAGTACGGTCTTCTTTTGCAATGTGAAAGATCATGTTAAACAGGAGATTCTGGACATTATGCCTTTTGTGGAAGGTACGTTACCGGTCAAGTATTTGGGTGTCCCTCTTATTTCCTCTACGCTTAGGTACAGTGATTGCCGTGTGCTCGTGGAAAAATTAGAGAAACGTATTATGCACTGGAAGAATAAATTGTTATCGTTTGCGGGGCGGCTTCAACTGATTATCTCAGTTCTCTCTTCAATGCATATTTATTGGTCCTCTGTGTTTTTGCTTCCTGTGCGGGTTGTTAAGGAGCTTGAAGCTAGAATGAGAAATTTCTTATGGTCTCAAGATGTGTCGTTCAATAGAGGTAAAGCTAAAGTTTCGTGGAAAGTGGTTTGTACTCCTAAGTATGAAGGTGGTTTAGGCATTAGACGGATTGGGGATATGAATAAAGCCCTGATGGCGTCTCATATTTGGAGTATTGTGATGAAGCGGGATTCCCTTTGGGTCAAGTGGGTTCACTCTTATCGGCTTAAAGGAAAGAATTTCTGGGTTTGCAAAGCTACTTCAAATTCTACTTGGTCACGGAGGAAAATCATTCAGTTGAGGCATGTTATTCGGAAATATGTTTGGTCCGATGTGGGTAATGGCCGTGATACATCAGCTTGGTTTGACTTTTGGAGTGATTTAGGCCCTCTTGGTGATTTTCTGTCACCAAGGACTATTACGGATGCTGATTTTCGGTTAGATGACACTGTTTTCAATATTTTCTCTAACGATACTTGGAATTGGCCTGTCGCATGGAGGGATCTTTTCCCTGTTCTTATTCAGCTGGATCACTTTCGTTTAGACCCGTCAAAATCTGACCGATTGCTATGGAAAGATGGGAACGAATGTCAGGATTTCTCTTCGTCAGCCGTATGGCACTCGGTTCGTCATAGAGAATCAGAGGTTGATTGGAGTGGTATTGTTTGGTTTGCTCAATGTATCCCTAGGCACGCGTTTATGATGTGGCTGATTATGAAGAGAAAGCTCCTTACTCAAGACAAGATTCTACAGTGGGATTTCTCAAGGCGGAaaaacatgaatatgatgtgctgTCTATTGTGCTATGAGAACTTTGATTCTCATCAGCATTTATTCTTTGAATGCAAATTTTCGGACGAAGTCTGGAATATGATTCGGGGTAAAGTGGGTATGGAGGCTGTGTGTTCGAGATGGGCGGATATCACCGAGTGGCTATGTGCTCGCATTCGGTCAAAGAAAGTGGAGATTTATGTCGCGAAGCTTCTAGTTGCGGCTGCTGCGTATACGATTTGGCAAGAGCGGAATGCTAGACTATTCAGAAACCAATTACGTCCACCTGAAATGGTGAAGGATGCTATTCTGAAAACTGTGAGATACAAGCTGATGGGAGCTAAGCTGAAGATCAACGCTAGGGTGCGGAAGCTGCTTGGGGATTGGGATGTTGCAACTGAAACGAAAGATGACGGAGGCTAA